From Papilio machaon chromosome 2, ilPapMach1.1, whole genome shotgun sequence, the proteins below share one genomic window:
- the LOC106714402 gene encoding uncharacterized protein LOC106714402 has translation MLYFVVVLSLLSVVALGDDSKPSIQLPPLVLNTIKEAASTCLKETGASQEVSDNFLKLKFGTDPDSKNFLYCMGRKTNNADEDGHLNEALVTLFEGNEHKDEVAKVIEDCNKHQESNKIDTMHKAVECFYKNTPVHLSV, from the exons ATGTTGTACTTTGTGGTTGTCCTGTCTCTTCTGTCTGTGGTCGCCCTCGGCGATGATTCC AAACCCTCCATCCAGTTGCCGCCTCTCGTTCTCAACACAATCAAGGAAGCGGCATCAACCTGCCTCAAAGAGACCGGAGCCAGCCAAGAGGTTTCCGACAATTTCCTTAAACTCAAATTCGGCACCGATCCCGACAGCAAGAACTTCCTGTACTGTATGGGTAGAAAGACCAACAACGCCGATGAGGATGGTCACCTTAACGAAGCTCTCGTCACTCTATTCGAAGGCAATGAACACAAGGATGAAGTCGCTAAGGTCATAGAGGATTGCAACAAGCACCAAGAATCGAACAAGATTGACACCATGCACAAAGCTGTTGAATGCTTCTACAAGAACACCCCCGTTCACTTGTCTGTTTAA